The nucleotide window TCGCATCGAGAAACCGCAATCGAGGAGAATACGCGTCGTGGAGGCGCCTTCCGACGCCTCCACCAGCAGGGCATTGCCTTCGCTGCCGCTGCCTAGACTGGCGAACCGCACGCCCCGCCTTAACGGAGCTGGTTGCCGATCACACTGATGATCGTCTGCGCGATCTGCGAGTTGTCGACGTTACCCTTGTCGTCGAGCACCTGCACGCGGGTCTGGTTGTCGCCGCGCCCCTGCACGTTCACGCTGTACTTCTTCGCCTTCTTGCTGTCCTGCACTTCCTTCGCATGGAACAGGCTGTAGAAGAAACCATTGTCCTTGGCGAGCGTGGCCGGATCGACGTAGCTCACGAAGTACAAGCCCTTGGCGCGATCACGATCGTCCACGGTGAAGTTGCCGCGATCGAGCGCCACGCCCACGCGGCGCCATGCACGGTCGAACGGCTCGTTGATGTCGAGGTAGGCCGAATCGGCCGTCTTCACGACCTGGGTCGCCGGCGCACCCGGCTTGGCACTTTCCACCTGCGCCTTGGCCTGATCGGCCTGGACACCGAAGCGCTGCATCAGCTTGGTCAGCATGATGGCCTCGAGACCCGGATCGTTCGGCGCCGGCTCCCACTTGGTCGTGTCCTTTTGCGAGTTCGTGAAGACTTCGACCATGCGACGATGCGTGATGTAGATGTCCGTGCCACCGTTCGGATCACGTTCGACACGGGTGCGGAAGCGGTCGCGCTCTCCGGTGGAATACAGACCGTCGAGGACCTTGCCGAGTAGATCGCGAATGATGTCCTGATTGAGCTTGGCGCGGTTTTCCGCCCAATCGGTTTCCATCACGCCCGTGTCGGGCGAATCGATCGTCAGCACGAAGCCGTTTTCCTGCCAGAATTCACGCAACGTCGGCCACAGGTCGCCGGCGGGCTTTTGAATCACGAGCCAACGCTCGTTGCCGTCGCGCACCACCTTCATGCCAGGCACATCCGGCAGCACGGTAGTCGAGGGGTTGGCTGCCACCACCTTCTGCTGATTCTCGTAATTCGACAGCGTGGCGGTGCCGCCGGGCGTCACGTACTTGCGATCGACGGCCTGAACGTTCGTCAGATCGGGCGGCACGTCGAGCGAAGGGCCGGTCTTCGAGCTCTTGTAATCGACCTTGTCCGACGACAAGGCGCTCGAGAGCGAGCTGCATCCGGCAACGAGGGCCAACGAGGCAATAGCGGCCCATGCCAGCACGGGACGAGCTACGGAATTACTGACGATTCGTTTCATGAGTCGCAAAAAAAGGGATGGGCAACGAACCCGGGTGCCTGAACGACAGCTTAGACAACGGCAATGTTGGCCGACT belongs to Pandoraea pnomenusa and includes:
- the bamC gene encoding outer membrane protein assembly factor BamC, which gives rise to MKRIVSNSVARPVLAWAAIASLALVAGCSSLSSALSSDKVDYKSSKTGPSLDVPPDLTNVQAVDRKYVTPGGTATLSNYENQQKVVAANPSTTVLPDVPGMKVVRDGNERWLVIQKPAGDLWPTLREFWQENGFVLTIDSPDTGVMETDWAENRAKLNQDIIRDLLGKVLDGLYSTGERDRFRTRVERDPNGGTDIYITHRRMVEVFTNSQKDTTKWEPAPNDPGLEAIMLTKLMQRFGVQADQAKAQVESAKPGAPATQVVKTADSAYLDINEPFDRAWRRVGVALDRGNFTVDDRDRAKGLYFVSYVDPATLAKDNGFFYSLFHAKEVQDSKKAKKYSVNVQGRGDNQTRVQVLDDKGNVDNSQIAQTIISVIGNQLR